The Manihot esculenta cultivar AM560-2 chromosome 1, M.esculenta_v8, whole genome shotgun sequence genome has a window encoding:
- the LOC110605901 gene encoding F-box protein FBW2-like: protein MSLIRWWKKHAESLSNLTILDISYCLKITCEGLVAFGDNCKSLIHLRNMPPPEWETPVKRNSSHLNDWLQHLELAFGSFGDSGLNAILTKCKALSHLDIQGCWGVELKDDMQYTCMQLSFFRGPWIDDYVSESDVEDDEAASADTESD from the exons ATGTCACTGATAAGATGGTGGAAAAAGCATGCTGAATCACTATCGAATTTGACGATCTTGGACATCAGTTATTGTTTGAAGATCACATGTGAAGGGCTTGTAGCATTTGGAGATAACTGCAAATCCTTGATACATCTGAGAAATATGCCACCACCTGAATGGGAGACGCCTGTGAAAAGAAATTCTTCACACCTGAACGATT GGCTTCAGCATCTTGAACTTGCTTTTGGCTCATTTGGAGATTCTGGTCTTAATGCCATTCTTACCAAGTGCAAGGCTCTTTCTCATCTTGATATTCAAGGCTGTTGGGGTGTGGAGCTGAAAGATGATATGCAGTATACATGCATGCAGCTTAGCTTTTTCAGGGGCCCCTGGATTGATGACTATGTCAGTGAGAGTGATGTGGAAGATGACGAGGCTGCTTCTGCAGATACTGAATCTGATTAG